The Ranitomeya variabilis isolate aRanVar5 chromosome 7, aRanVar5.hap1, whole genome shotgun sequence genome includes a window with the following:
- the LOC143784756 gene encoding histone H3: protein MARTKQTARKSTGGKAPRKQLATKAARKSAPATGGVKKPHRYRPGTVALREIRRYQKSTELLIRKLPFQRLVREIAQDFKTDLRFQSSAVMALQEASEAYLVGLFEDTNLCAIHAKRVTIMPKDIQLARRIRGERA from the coding sequence ATGGCCAGAACCAAGCAGACCGCccgtaaatccaccggagggaaagcTCCCCGCAAGCAGCTGGCCACTAAGGCCGCCAGGAAGAGCGCCCCCGCCACTGGTGGAGTGAAGAAGCCCCATCGTTACCGCCCGGGAACAGTCGCTCTCCGTGAGATCCGCCGCTATCAGAAATCCACCGAGCTGCTGATCCGTAAACTTCCCTTCCAGCGCCTGGTGAGGGAGATCGCCCAGGACTTCAAGACCGATCTGCGCTTCCAGAGCTCGGCCGTGATGGCCCTGCAGGAGGCCAGCGAGGCTTATCTGGTGGGGCTGTTTGAGGACACCAACCTGTGCGCCATCCACGCCAAGAGGGTCACCATCATGCCCAAAGACATCCAGCTGGCCCGCCGGATCCGTGGGGAGAGAGCTTAG
- the LOC143784755 gene encoding histone H1B-like — MAETAPAAAAAPPPAEPAAKSKKQPKKTAAKKSHKPSSPSVSELIVKAVSASKERSGVSLAALKKALSAGGYDVEKNNSRLKLAVKSLVTKGALLQVKGSGASGSFKLNKKQETKDKVAKKKSAAAAKPKKPAAAKKAAKSPKKPKKAPTAAKKSPKKAKKPAAAAKKAAKSPKKPKAAPKPKKATKSPAKKAAKPKAAKSPAKKAAKAKKPAAKK, encoded by the coding sequence ATGGCAGAGACCGcgccagccgccgccgccgctcctccTCCCGCAGAACCGGCcgccaaatccaagaagcagccgaagAAAACCGCCGCCAAGAAAAGCCATAAACCCTCCAGCCCCAGCGTCTCCGAGCTGATTGTGAAAGCCGTGTCCGCCTCCAAGGAGCGCAGCGGGGTGTCTCTGGCCGCCCTGAAGAAGGCTCTGTCTGCCGGAGGATACGATGTGGAGAAGAACAACAGCCGCCTGAAGCTGGCCGTCAAGTCTCTGGTCACCAAGGGCGCCCTCCTCCAGGTGAAGGGCAGCGGCGCCTCCGGATCCTTCAAGCTGAACAAGAAGCAGGAGACTAAGGACAAAGTGGCCAAGAAGAAGTCAGCAGCTGCGGCCAAGCCCAAGAAACCCGCTGCTGCCAAGAAAGCCGCCAAATCTCCGAAGAAGCCCAAGAAGGCTCCGACCGCCGCCAAGAAGAGTCCGAAAAAGGCCAAGAAGCCCGCAGCAGCTGCCAAGAAAGCGgccaagagccccaagaagccgaaaGCCGCTCCCAAGCCCAAGAAGGCGACGaagagtccggctaagaaggcggccaaacccaaagctgccaagagtccggctaagaaggcTGCGAAAGCCAAGAAGCCAGCGGCTAAGAAATAA